Proteins encoded by one window of Bactrocera oleae isolate idBacOlea1 chromosome 4, idBacOlea1, whole genome shotgun sequence:
- the LOC106618751 gene encoding transcription factor SPT20 homolog isoform X1, whose amino-acid sequence MVFNILFKDRVTKPQKKMLITLLRETKYMEGKKEKEWYWEKIQAALNTIGPKKTIIQWKKCWRDMRLTTRKKLAELKRCQLAGGSPPPGIELNQEDNDIIDIVGTEYFYEEMNGELKPENFMSGFDYVPEHFCDAILSAAAVSNGQQQHMQHQKDQQHAAQQQQQQQQQQQQDHANNDGETNDAPGSSNHTDTHGGSFQTPGVGMQSHNGDHVSGSSSSQQHNSMPHLQAFHGGLHSHLLRRQQHAAAAMQRESAFEEKLLQFMQDAFPKKSKKRKNRDPDKLFLLSLYEEIKRVPEEIRLDVKGELIQVLKKYQKKPAVKQEKSQSQTHAQSTASSTSKQSTTTTNDKIQLSQHAQITHSMYQLQKKYEKNEKEPSPQSQVERVSASAVALHAQQQLPHTLFQLQKKYDEGAEKVHQQNEQRKHVEGSHQQHNSHQQAPAPPTSEQHLHHPQMAHGIMFPLPQIRNEQPTAQQHHAHNPHQQQQQQQQPQHNPHQQQTQQHHPPTIFGATATTSAMSSERPAMAYENVG is encoded by the exons atg gttttcaatattttattcaagGATCGTGTAACGAAACCGCAGAAAAAGATGCTTATCACATTGTTGCGTGAAACTAAGTACATGGAGGGGAAAAAGGAGAAGGAGTGGTATTGGGAAAAGATACAGGCAGCGCTAAACACAATTGGACCGAAAAAGACTATTATACAATGGAAGAAG TGTTGGCGTGACATGCGTTTGACCACGCGTAAAAAACTTGCCGAATTGAAACGCTGCCAATTGGCAGGAGGGTCACCGCCTCCGGGAATCGAGCTCAACCAAGAAGATAACGACATTATTGACATTGTTGGCACTGAATACTTTTACGAGGAAATGAACGGCGAATTGAAGCCGGAAAACTTTATGTCTGGCTTTGATTATGTGCCGGAACATTTTTGTGATGCCATTTTAAGCGCTGCTGCGGTATCCAACGGGCAACAACAGCATATGCAACATCAAAAGGATCAGCAGCATGcagcacaacagcaacaacaacaacagcagcagcagcaacaagatCATGCCAACAATGATGGCGAAACAAATGATGCGCCCGGTTCATCGAATCATACCGACACGCATGGTGGCTCATTTCAGACGCCCGGCGTTGGCATGCAATCGCACAATGGTGACCACGTATCGGGCAGTAGTTCGTCGCAACAACACAATTCGATGCCACACCTGCAGGCATTCCACGGCGGTCTGCACTCACATCTGTTGCGTCGCCAACAGCATGCTGCAGCCGCAATGCAACGTGAATCCGCATTTGAAGAGAAACTTCTGCAATTCATGCAAGATGCTTTtccaaagaaaagcaaaaaacggAAGAATCGTGATCCCGATAAGCTCTTCTTACTCTCACTTTATGAGGAGATCAAACGTGTGCCGGAAGAGATACGACTTGATGTTAAGGGCGAACTTATACAGGtgctaaaaaaatatcaaaagaaacCAGCGGTGAAACAGGAAAAATCCCAatcacaaacacacgcacaatCCACAGCGTCGTCAACGAGCAAACAAAGTACGACCACAACAAATGATAAAATACAATTGTCGCAACACGCGCAAATAACGCACAGCATGTATCAGTTGCAAAAGAAATACgagaaaaatgaaaaagaacCATCGCCACAATCACAAGTCGAACGTGTATCGGCCTCGGCCGTGGCGCTACacgcacaacaacaattgccACACACGCTATTCCAATTGCAAAAGAAATACGATGAAGGCGCCGAAAAGGTGCATCAACAGAATGAGCAGCGCAAGCATGTCGAGGGTAGCCATCAACAGCATAATAGCCATCAGCAGGCGCCAGCACCACCCACCAGTGAACAACATCTACATCATCCACAAATGGCGCATGGCATTATGTTTCCATTGCCACAAATACGCAACGAGCAACCTACGGCACAGCAACATCATGCACATAATCCccaccagcagcagcagcaacagcagcagccgcAACACAATCCACATCAACAGCAAACGCAACAACATCATCCGCCCACCATATTCGGCGCAACGGCCACCACCAGCGCCATGAGCAGCGAACGGCCAGCCATGGCGTATGAGAATGTCGGGTGA
- the LOC106618753 gene encoding venom peptide isomerase heavy chain isoform X2 produces MRLFNINSVAFLLLSFVEYICATPIVGGQVIYNPGNAPKYPYMVSIQELHKPIDSRGVKEFRHFCGGAMLNRWWFVTAAHCFLRKKLARISAVIGHENLSKANQNNSRYAIERVKFIYYQPTNIQNDIALARLKKSYDPELSLINHAFGILPLPDMKNLSGVSCQIIGYGATQYAGELQNNLIEGEVKIITKQECTEILGRILAPPYEETTLCALGENQDTCQGDSGGPLVCKADDISYICGIVSHGLTCGVTGVPSIYTAIVPYLEWITWIINDKVEDS; encoded by the exons ATGCGGTTGTTTAATATTAATAGCGTGGCGTTTTTATTACTAAGTTTTGTGGAATATATTTGTGCAACACCCATTGTTGGTGGCCAAGTAATTTATAATCCAGGAAAtg CGCCTAAATATCCCTATatggtttccatacaagaattgcATAAACCTATTGATTCACGGGGCGTTAAAGAGTTTCGACATTTCTGTGGTGGCGCTATGTTGAACCGTTGGTGGTTCGTGACTGCAGCACATTGCTTTTTGCGCAA AAAGCTGGCACGCATATCAGCCGTTATCGGTCATGAAAACCTCTCAAAAGCCAATCAGAATAACAGTCGTTACGCCATCGAAcgtgttaaatttatttactatcAGCC CACAAATATTCAAAATGATATTGCATTGGCACGCCTGAAGAAGTCATATGATCCGGAGCTGAGCTTAATCAACCATGCGTTTGGCATCTTACCGCTGCCTGATATGAAAAATCTAAGCGGTG TTTCATGCCAGATTATAGGGTATGGTGCTACACAATATGCTGGGGAATTACAAAACAATCTCATTGAAGGTGAggttaaaataattacaaaacaaGAGTGTACCGAAATTTTGGGCAGAATATTGGCACCACCATATGAAGAAACTACACTTTGTGCTTTGGGTGAAAATCAAGACACTTGTCAG GGAGACAGCGGTGGTCCTTTAGTATGTAAAGCGGATGATATTTCTTACATATGTGGTATTGTATCTCATGGACTAACTTGTGGTGTAACAGGTGTACCTAGCATCTATACAGCTATAGTACCTTATTTGGAGTGGATTACATGGATAATCAATGATAAAGTTGAAGATAGCTGA
- the NaPi-T gene encoding sialin yields the protein MVEVQARTVLWYLVFIGFAVNYMIRINLNITIVEMIAKKPLLAPTIVTQAPLLTNFTLNTFVNSNNTNSIHANITSNSIAAIASNQSTEVSLAVAKEQRYSWEKQLLNSLGIHYETNGFGWNEYQQGLLLGSFYWLHWVTQVPGGILAKKYGTKLIFGLSNAVGCWICFVIPLAAYWNYQLLIWLRILQGLVTGLSWPAMHHMTGKWIPPNERSKFVTAYLGSSVGVAAFYPLFGYVMHWTSWEWVYLMCGIIGTIWWFCWLYFVYNTPAEHPRINSSEQRYIEKALGTSVNHANLGSIPWRRIVTSRGVWMNVIAQWGGIWGLFTMMTQAPTYFRVVHHWNIRATGILSGFPHLMRMLFALVFSIFADYLLRTDKIKRTNLRKLATLVCLIVNGAMVLCLAWFGYNALAAVVFLTLSLMFHGAVSSGPLAAIVDMSPNYAGVVMGISGTISVLPGFISSYIVGVMTLGNQTIEAWRNVFLLCAFMLIGCGVLYVLFSDSTLQDWNSSKRALVIDPKELEFLHTKITNENEKHSNDAEKNSDYKCES from the exons ATGGTGGAAG TTCAAGCTCGCACAGTGCTCTGGTATCTGGTTTTCATCGGTTTCGCGGTGAATTACATGATTCGCATCAATCTAAATATAACAATTGTGGAAATGATAGCCAAAAAACCGTTATTAGCGCCCACAATAGTCACACAAGCGCCGTTGTTAACGAATTTTACACTAAACACATTCGTGAATAGCAATAACACCAACAGTATTCACGCGAACATCACTAGCAATAGTATAGCAGCGATCGCGTCTAATCAGAGTACCGAAGTGTCACTTGCGGTGGCGAAAGAGCAGCGTTACTCGTGGGAGAAGCAGTTACTCAACTCGTTAGGG ATTCACTACGAAACGAATGGATTTGGCTGGAATGAGTATCAACAAGGATTGCTTTTAGGCTCGTTTTATTGGTTACATTGGGTCACGCAAGTTCCCGGTGGTATTTTGGCTAAAAAATATGGCACGAAATTGATCTTCGGTCTGTCGAATGCAGTCGGCTGTTGGATCTGTTTCGTCATACCATTAGCGGCCTATTGGAATTATCAGTTGCTCATATGGTTGCGTATACTACAAGGACTCGTAACT GGTTTATCGTGGCCAGCTATGCATCACATGACCGGCAAATGGATACCGCCGAATGAGCGCAGCAAATTCGTCACCGCCTACTTGGGCAGTTCGGTAGGTGTCGCTGCATTCTATCCCTTATTTGGTTATGTTATGCATTGGACCTCATGGGAATGGGTATATCTAATGTGTGGCATCATTGGTACCATATGGTGGTTTTGTTGGCTTTATTTTGTCTACAATACACCAGCGGAGCATCCGCGCATCAATAGCTCAGAACAGCGTTATATTGAGAAGGCACTGGGAACTTCGGTTAACCATGCCAATCTGGGTTCGATACCCTGGCGGCGTATAGTCACATCACGGGGTGTCTGGATGAATGTGATAGCGCAGTGGGGCGGCATTTGGGGTCTATTTACGATGATGACACAGGCGCCGACATACTTTCGTGTTGTACATCATTGGAACATACGCGCT ACCGGTATACTCTCTGGCTTTCCACATTTAATGCGTATGCTCTTCGCTTTAGTCTTCTCCATATTTGCCGACTATTTGTTGCGTACGGATAAGATTAAGCGTACGAACTTGCGAAAATTGGCAACATTGGTTT GTTTAATTGTGAATGGCGCGATGGTTTTGTGTCTTGCTTGGTTCGGCTATAATGCGTTGGCAGCGGTTGTTTTCCTCACGCTATCTTTAATGTTCCACGGTGCGGTATCCTCGGGCCCTCTAGCAGCCATTGTCGATATGTCGCCCAACTATGCGGGTGTTGTTATGGGTATTAGTGGCACAATTTCCGTGCTACCAGGTTTCATATCATCCTATATTGTCGGCGTTATGACGTTGGGCAAT CAAACAATCGAGGCTTGGCGTAATGTGTTTCTGCTCTGCGCGTTCATGTTGATTGGCTGTGGTGTGCTCTATGTATTATTCTCCGATTCAACACTTCAAGACTGGAACTCATCAAAACGTGCTTTAGTTATTGACCCGAAGGAGTTGGAATTCTTGCATACGAAGATTACAAACGAGAATGAGAAGCATAGTAATGATGCGGAAAAGAACTCTGACTATAAATGTGAGAGTTGA
- the LOC106618753 gene encoding venom peptide isomerase heavy chain isoform X1, producing MRLFNINSVAFLLLSFVEYICATPIVGGQVIYNPGNAAPKYPYMVSIQELHKPIDSRGVKEFRHFCGGAMLNRWWFVTAAHCFLRKKLARISAVIGHENLSKANQNNSRYAIERVKFIYYQPTNIQNDIALARLKKSYDPELSLINHAFGILPLPDMKNLSGVSCQIIGYGATQYAGELQNNLIEGEVKIITKQECTEILGRILAPPYEETTLCALGENQDTCQGDSGGPLVCKADDISYICGIVSHGLTCGVTGVPSIYTAIVPYLEWITWIINDKVEDS from the exons ATGCGGTTGTTTAATATTAATAGCGTGGCGTTTTTATTACTAAGTTTTGTGGAATATATTTGTGCAACACCCATTGTTGGTGGCCAAGTAATTTATAATCCAGGAAAtg CAGCGCCTAAATATCCCTATatggtttccatacaagaattgcATAAACCTATTGATTCACGGGGCGTTAAAGAGTTTCGACATTTCTGTGGTGGCGCTATGTTGAACCGTTGGTGGTTCGTGACTGCAGCACATTGCTTTTTGCGCAA AAAGCTGGCACGCATATCAGCCGTTATCGGTCATGAAAACCTCTCAAAAGCCAATCAGAATAACAGTCGTTACGCCATCGAAcgtgttaaatttatttactatcAGCC CACAAATATTCAAAATGATATTGCATTGGCACGCCTGAAGAAGTCATATGATCCGGAGCTGAGCTTAATCAACCATGCGTTTGGCATCTTACCGCTGCCTGATATGAAAAATCTAAGCGGTG TTTCATGCCAGATTATAGGGTATGGTGCTACACAATATGCTGGGGAATTACAAAACAATCTCATTGAAGGTGAggttaaaataattacaaaacaaGAGTGTACCGAAATTTTGGGCAGAATATTGGCACCACCATATGAAGAAACTACACTTTGTGCTTTGGGTGAAAATCAAGACACTTGTCAG GGAGACAGCGGTGGTCCTTTAGTATGTAAAGCGGATGATATTTCTTACATATGTGGTATTGTATCTCATGGACTAACTTGTGGTGTAACAGGTGTACCTAGCATCTATACAGCTATAGTACCTTATTTGGAGTGGATTACATGGATAATCAATGATAAAGTTGAAGATAGCTGA
- the LOC106618751 gene encoding transcription factor SPT20 homolog isoform X3 yields the protein MLITLLRETKYMEGKKEKEWYWEKIQAALNTIGPKKTIIQWKKCWRDMRLTTRKKLAELKRCQLAGGSPPPGIELNQEDNDIIDIVGTEYFYEEMNGELKPENFMSGFDYVPEHFCDAILSAAAVSNGQQQHMQHQKDQQHAAQQQQQQQQQQQQDHANNDGETNDAPGSSNHTDTHGGSFQTPGVGMQSHNGDHVSGSSSSQQHNSMPHLQAFHGGLHSHLLRRQQHAAAAMQRESAFEEKLLQFMQDAFPKKSKKRKNRDPDKLFLLSLYEEIKRVPEEIRLDVKGELIQVLKKYQKKPAVKQEKSQSQTHAQSTASSTSKQSTTTTNDKIQLSQHAQITHSMYQLQKKYEKNEKEPSPQSQVERVSASAVALHAQQQLPHTLFQLQKKYDEGAEKVHQQNEQRKHVEGSHQQHNSHQQAPAPPTSEQHLHHPQMAHGIMFPLPQIRNEQPTAQQHHAHNPHQQQQQQQQPQHNPHQQQTQQHHPPTIFGATATTSAMSSERPAMAYENVG from the exons ATGCTTATCACATTGTTGCGTGAAACTAAGTACATGGAGGGGAAAAAGGAGAAGGAGTGGTATTGGGAAAAGATACAGGCAGCGCTAAACACAATTGGACCGAAAAAGACTATTATACAATGGAAGAAG TGTTGGCGTGACATGCGTTTGACCACGCGTAAAAAACTTGCCGAATTGAAACGCTGCCAATTGGCAGGAGGGTCACCGCCTCCGGGAATCGAGCTCAACCAAGAAGATAACGACATTATTGACATTGTTGGCACTGAATACTTTTACGAGGAAATGAACGGCGAATTGAAGCCGGAAAACTTTATGTCTGGCTTTGATTATGTGCCGGAACATTTTTGTGATGCCATTTTAAGCGCTGCTGCGGTATCCAACGGGCAACAACAGCATATGCAACATCAAAAGGATCAGCAGCATGcagcacaacagcaacaacaacaacagcagcagcagcaacaagatCATGCCAACAATGATGGCGAAACAAATGATGCGCCCGGTTCATCGAATCATACCGACACGCATGGTGGCTCATTTCAGACGCCCGGCGTTGGCATGCAATCGCACAATGGTGACCACGTATCGGGCAGTAGTTCGTCGCAACAACACAATTCGATGCCACACCTGCAGGCATTCCACGGCGGTCTGCACTCACATCTGTTGCGTCGCCAACAGCATGCTGCAGCCGCAATGCAACGTGAATCCGCATTTGAAGAGAAACTTCTGCAATTCATGCAAGATGCTTTtccaaagaaaagcaaaaaacggAAGAATCGTGATCCCGATAAGCTCTTCTTACTCTCACTTTATGAGGAGATCAAACGTGTGCCGGAAGAGATACGACTTGATGTTAAGGGCGAACTTATACAGGtgctaaaaaaatatcaaaagaaacCAGCGGTGAAACAGGAAAAATCCCAatcacaaacacacgcacaatCCACAGCGTCGTCAACGAGCAAACAAAGTACGACCACAACAAATGATAAAATACAATTGTCGCAACACGCGCAAATAACGCACAGCATGTATCAGTTGCAAAAGAAATACgagaaaaatgaaaaagaacCATCGCCACAATCACAAGTCGAACGTGTATCGGCCTCGGCCGTGGCGCTACacgcacaacaacaattgccACACACGCTATTCCAATTGCAAAAGAAATACGATGAAGGCGCCGAAAAGGTGCATCAACAGAATGAGCAGCGCAAGCATGTCGAGGGTAGCCATCAACAGCATAATAGCCATCAGCAGGCGCCAGCACCACCCACCAGTGAACAACATCTACATCATCCACAAATGGCGCATGGCATTATGTTTCCATTGCCACAAATACGCAACGAGCAACCTACGGCACAGCAACATCATGCACATAATCCccaccagcagcagcagcaacagcagcagccgcAACACAATCCACATCAACAGCAAACGCAACAACATCATCCGCCCACCATATTCGGCGCAACGGCCACCACCAGCGCCATGAGCAGCGAACGGCCAGCCATGGCGTATGAGAATGTCGGGTGA
- the LOC106618751 gene encoding transcription factor SPT20 homolog isoform X2: MDRVTKPQKKMLITLLRETKYMEGKKEKEWYWEKIQAALNTIGPKKTIIQWKKCWRDMRLTTRKKLAELKRCQLAGGSPPPGIELNQEDNDIIDIVGTEYFYEEMNGELKPENFMSGFDYVPEHFCDAILSAAAVSNGQQQHMQHQKDQQHAAQQQQQQQQQQQQDHANNDGETNDAPGSSNHTDTHGGSFQTPGVGMQSHNGDHVSGSSSSQQHNSMPHLQAFHGGLHSHLLRRQQHAAAAMQRESAFEEKLLQFMQDAFPKKSKKRKNRDPDKLFLLSLYEEIKRVPEEIRLDVKGELIQVLKKYQKKPAVKQEKSQSQTHAQSTASSTSKQSTTTTNDKIQLSQHAQITHSMYQLQKKYEKNEKEPSPQSQVERVSASAVALHAQQQLPHTLFQLQKKYDEGAEKVHQQNEQRKHVEGSHQQHNSHQQAPAPPTSEQHLHHPQMAHGIMFPLPQIRNEQPTAQQHHAHNPHQQQQQQQQPQHNPHQQQTQQHHPPTIFGATATTSAMSSERPAMAYENVG; the protein is encoded by the exons atg GATCGTGTAACGAAACCGCAGAAAAAGATGCTTATCACATTGTTGCGTGAAACTAAGTACATGGAGGGGAAAAAGGAGAAGGAGTGGTATTGGGAAAAGATACAGGCAGCGCTAAACACAATTGGACCGAAAAAGACTATTATACAATGGAAGAAG TGTTGGCGTGACATGCGTTTGACCACGCGTAAAAAACTTGCCGAATTGAAACGCTGCCAATTGGCAGGAGGGTCACCGCCTCCGGGAATCGAGCTCAACCAAGAAGATAACGACATTATTGACATTGTTGGCACTGAATACTTTTACGAGGAAATGAACGGCGAATTGAAGCCGGAAAACTTTATGTCTGGCTTTGATTATGTGCCGGAACATTTTTGTGATGCCATTTTAAGCGCTGCTGCGGTATCCAACGGGCAACAACAGCATATGCAACATCAAAAGGATCAGCAGCATGcagcacaacagcaacaacaacaacagcagcagcagcaacaagatCATGCCAACAATGATGGCGAAACAAATGATGCGCCCGGTTCATCGAATCATACCGACACGCATGGTGGCTCATTTCAGACGCCCGGCGTTGGCATGCAATCGCACAATGGTGACCACGTATCGGGCAGTAGTTCGTCGCAACAACACAATTCGATGCCACACCTGCAGGCATTCCACGGCGGTCTGCACTCACATCTGTTGCGTCGCCAACAGCATGCTGCAGCCGCAATGCAACGTGAATCCGCATTTGAAGAGAAACTTCTGCAATTCATGCAAGATGCTTTtccaaagaaaagcaaaaaacggAAGAATCGTGATCCCGATAAGCTCTTCTTACTCTCACTTTATGAGGAGATCAAACGTGTGCCGGAAGAGATACGACTTGATGTTAAGGGCGAACTTATACAGGtgctaaaaaaatatcaaaagaaacCAGCGGTGAAACAGGAAAAATCCCAatcacaaacacacgcacaatCCACAGCGTCGTCAACGAGCAAACAAAGTACGACCACAACAAATGATAAAATACAATTGTCGCAACACGCGCAAATAACGCACAGCATGTATCAGTTGCAAAAGAAATACgagaaaaatgaaaaagaacCATCGCCACAATCACAAGTCGAACGTGTATCGGCCTCGGCCGTGGCGCTACacgcacaacaacaattgccACACACGCTATTCCAATTGCAAAAGAAATACGATGAAGGCGCCGAAAAGGTGCATCAACAGAATGAGCAGCGCAAGCATGTCGAGGGTAGCCATCAACAGCATAATAGCCATCAGCAGGCGCCAGCACCACCCACCAGTGAACAACATCTACATCATCCACAAATGGCGCATGGCATTATGTTTCCATTGCCACAAATACGCAACGAGCAACCTACGGCACAGCAACATCATGCACATAATCCccaccagcagcagcagcaacagcagcagccgcAACACAATCCACATCAACAGCAAACGCAACAACATCATCCGCCCACCATATTCGGCGCAACGGCCACCACCAGCGCCATGAGCAGCGAACGGCCAGCCATGGCGTATGAGAATGTCGGGTGA